The Gossypium arboreum isolate Shixiya-1 chromosome 6, ASM2569848v2, whole genome shotgun sequence DNA window CTgaagattacagatcttatctccctaagcagtagtgcagcagatcgaagacggtgaatcttatcttcctgaggtagtagGGAAGCAAATTTAAGCCACTAGACTTATCTCTCTGAGCAACAGTGagcaggctgaagattgtaggtcttatctccctaagtagtagtggagtagatcaaaGACAACGAATCTTATATTCCCGAGGTAGTagggaagcagatttaagccaccagccttatctccttGAGCAGCATTGGAGCAGGCTgaagattacagatcttatctccctaagcagtagtggagcaaatcAAAGACGGCGAATCTTATTTTCCCAGGGTAGTAGGGAAGCAGATGTAAGCGACTAGCCTTATCTCTTTGAGTAGCAGTGAACAGGCCGAagattatagatcttatctctctcAGCAGTAGCAGAGTAtatcgaagctacaaatctcttctccttgAAATAACATTGGAGCAGATCGAAGCACCAATTCCTACACTCCTGAAGATGCAGTGGTTTGGAACAAGCCTGCTTGAAGAAAAGAAGCACAAAAGAAATCAAGACTCGGCAAGACtaggcaaaattggcccttttaaagtctttgctTCGTTCTCGTTACatgacaacgagcaaagaggggtagcTATAGAGCCCAAATTTTACCCGGGCCCAACAAGCAGAGCCCTAAACACCAAATAAATTAATAATCCAATTAACACCTCACTAAACCAACTATTAAACCACCCCACTAATTCCATCACCCCACTTGCCTGCAAAAAGAAAAAGGCAATTAGTTGTAAAATTtgactataaaagccattcaaaactattgtaaatgggtttttttttttggagaaaaaaagagagagattCAAATAGAGACTTTCAATACAAGAAATACACGAGATTAAtaaaaaatcaaagcaaaagaggtgtTTTTTCGTCTATTCTCGTTTGAagttctttgtttattttattttatctttcaattttattttgtttattttacatacgaaagtaaaaataaaggagaagaagcttacccattttaaaatttccgaaAAAAGTTTTTTTGAGGCCTACCATCTGTATGGTGGCGCCTGACTGATGGAGCGTGGAGGTCCCAGAATCGGAGCAAGGCCGGACCGATGATTTAGAAGGGAGGAGGagaatgttatttttattattgttattatattattattattatttttattactattattattattattattattatttattacttttaCTATTATTCTATataatattattgttttttttttattattattagtagtaacgtaatagtatttttattattttattattttttacctttttattactattattattattattatttataattattattattattttttaaaaccatTTTACTTAATATTTTTTCTTATTCAGCctactttaaatttttaattaaatttttattagtatttttgttatttcatttactattcccttttattattttgtttagttCATTGTTATGTTTTTGGCCCTCATTATTATTAttccattatatatatatatatatatatatatatatattacatcaTTTGTTTGTGTTTACTTACTTATTATCATTATCCTTACTTTTAGACATTTTTATGATTATCTTATTATTCATTTACCTAATCCTTTTAAGTTTTAGAttacttattatttatattaatattatcattatcattatcattatcattattattattattattattattattattattattattatttaagctATTTTACAAAGCATCTATTTATTGGTTTATTTCAGGTTCtattattttttggttttttagtttttacctatttttttctttttatagtttcgttgttttatttctttactccattttattttcctcaTTGTTATTACCATTACCATTCGCATTACGCATTTGTTATTCTAGTATGCAATTTAGTATCGTACTTTTTTTCATCAAATTGCATTACATTAACCTTCACCTGATTCAtggaattttgttttaaaataaaggtaaTATTTCGTATTTGAAAATTCAAGAAATTGTGCTCTAACGTACTGAGTTTCGGTTTCTTCGTTTGATCTAAATAACcgaatacccttttaaaattGAAACTCATGAGTTTCAAATAAAAAGCTTATTCTCGAGAATTcgagatgttgtgtcctaacttactggatgtgacatctTGTTGTCTCGAGGTAAGAATTTCTAAGAAACAAAAGACAATCTTATTTTCAAAGGTttcaaatgtcgtgtcctaactcactgagTGTGACATTTTATTTCTTCGAAATAAGAAGTCTTAACATCATCCAATTCGATTTATTCaagttttcttttaaataaaaaggatcgttttttaaaatcttttcaattttTCGACATTAATACATAagttaatcaattaggtaccaattttgggcgttacgagagtGCTAATCCTTCTTCATACGTAACTAACTCCTGAACCTGTTTTCTtaaatttcgtaggccaaaattgatgttttaataaaacaaaatattttacaaGGTGTCGACCctcgtttttcaaaataaaaaaatggtttcgacagtaacATTGCGTATGGGTTTCTCTATTTTCCTCCTTTCTACCCACTTGATCTCTCTCACTTTGTCTTTCTATCTGTTTTTTTTCAACATTTTAATTGGTGTGTATTACTGCAGATATGGAATGCAGTTAGTAAACCTAAGTCCCATAAAGATACTCCCCTCAGTGAATTCTTTAATGTAAGTAGATATCCATTTTCCTGTTTCCTAATCACCTTTGCATTTCAGTTCTATGTCGTTCATAGTTATTATAAGCATTGGTTACCATTTGAACTTTTACATGAAGGTGGAGGTCACTGCTTTATCAAGCTTTAAAGAAAAAGAGGATTTGTTCAAAGAGCAGGTAATCTCTCTCTCTTGTTACTGAAGTTTATTATGCCTCAAAATTTTAGGTATGATTGACTTTTGGATACTGCTTTTAACTCTTTTCGTATTACTTTGTTTATCCAAATACTTGGTTTTGGGCATCATGATCCATTTTTTTATCCTTTTGGTACATTGAAGAAGGCATGAAGGGGAGGGGAGGGGAGGGGAGGGGAGGGAGAGTGAGTAGAATCCTGGCCCTTGATGCTAAACTAGCATTTAAATTTCTCTCATGCAGGTTGCTCAACTAAGGTAGCACTTTTTCAAATCTATTTTTCTGGGAGGATTTGCTGGTGATAGACAGGGTGTTGTCCCTGCCGCCGGATTCTCTTTTAGTGCACAACAGACATGGAGAGTTATAAAAGAGAACAAGGATCTTGATCTTCTTGCTCACAAGGTTATCTCTTCATCCTTATCTTTCTATCTGAATAGTGTTTCTTTCCTTATCATATAATTAATGTCTTTCCATCATTTTCATCAAGTAATGGTTGCCATAGTGCGTTGTGAAGAGATTGCAAATGAGAAACTCCATCACTTATCCTCTAATGAGGTACATTTTTACTTTGCTTGATTGAATGCTCCATTTTAGTAATGGTTAGTAAATTTTGAGTAGGATTGCTAGCATTGGAAGAAGTTGTTCAAAGTGGACCAGTGTTTGGTTTTGGGAGAAGGCTGAGCTCTATCCTAGAAACCTACTTTAGGCATGTATTGTTGTTTGATGCTTTGAATTGTATGTATTAATCATCCAACCTAAAACCAATTGTTTACAGGTGGAGGAGCTCAACTTTAATATGAGACCATACGAAACCCAATACTACAGATGCGGATAACACCACTTAACACTCCCCTCACATGTAGCTCAAAAGGTCTTTACGTTAAATAGCTACCTTTGTCAACCTCATAGGGTTAGGTAGGAGGAACAGCATAACAGAGATTAGGTTTTGGTACCCTCTTAAGCATCCTACCTAAAGCCATTTGTTTTTGAGTGGAGGGTCCCAACttttatataaggccaaacaaaacCCAATACTTAACAGATGTGGGATAAACTACTTAGCAGCATGCAAAAGGATAATCTTTGAGAAAAGATCTGTTGTAATTACTATGACTTTCTGTGTACACATTGTGCTATTAGCCTTTGGTTTCTTGAATCCACAAACTTCAATGGGTGGTTCTTATTTGTATAtttaattaatgatttcataAATTTATGATTCATATTGaacttcttttatttttccttcAGTTCATAATCTTTCTAGTACACTCCAAATTTCTTTCGTGATAGATATGACATAGAGACATTCTACTTCGATCATGGTGTAAGAAATGCAAAGCGGAAACAACTGGAATCAAAAGCTTTAGATGTAAGCACTACATATCATCATCAtgattttattttgtttgaaaaagTAGATTGTGCATCTAGTTCATTTttgaacttttaattttttattccaaGCAGTTTGTGGCTTTTACCAATTAATTTTGTTTGTTAATGGAGGTGGTTGAAGTTATGTTGATCTAGGGAATTGAAACTGGAGTCCTAGTGCCTTTTTCATCGTGAATTTAAAGTATCATTGAGGATGGATGTGTAACAATGTCCGGCTAATATAAGCAGTTTTCTGTTTGAAACATAACGATGGTTGAAGGGCCTTATACATGTTCCAAGTAttgtaaaacttaaataattataagACCTATTAGACATGCATTTTCAGTTAAACATAATGTTTTAAACTTCTGACATATAAGCCTTGTAAGGCCTCATATGCATTAGcgattaaatataataatgttgCTGGCTATCTGTGTAAGGTAGATTGAGTGAGAATTTTCCAGTTTTTGCTTCTTCATTAGCTTTAGGATTGTTTTCGTGTCTGTAGGGGTTTCAAATGGTTTACTTTATGTCATATGAGTAATCTTGCTGAATTTTTTGATATTGCAAAAAAACTTCCCTCTGCTGATTGTTGTACTCTTCTGAATTGAGCAGTTTGTGCATCCTGCTTATCTTAACCTGCTTGGACATTTTCACTTCAAAACACTTGTGAAGATTTCAAGTCAATATTGGAACAGATGCTGAGTAAAGGAGAAGGATTTGCAGCTTCTATTTGTACAAGTACTGAGTCTTGTATGCTTGAATTTGACCAAGGATGTGCAGGTAATGTAATAGAAATTTTTCATACACTTTACCCTAGTGAATTACACAAAGCAAgtctaaattactataataagaataatatggTCTCCAGAAGTACTGAGTCTTGTTCAACTTGTTTATCTGCTTTAACAGTTCACTTTTTCCTTATAGATGCTGCCATCAAACAGGCTAATTGGGATGCTTCTAAAGTAAAGGAAAAACTTCACCGTGATATTAATGCACATGCATTATCTGTTCAAGATGCAAAATTGTCTGAATTGATGGTTAGCTATGAGGTAATTATATTTAGGGCTAATTatgcttttttttctttaaataggAATAATCACACTTCTGGTTCTCAGTGTTTGTGAAATTTTCACTTTCAATCCCTAACTTTTGAACTTTGCTATTCCTGTCCTGAATGTATTCAATTTTCAGCATCGTTAGTCCTAAAGTTCCAAAGAAGGCAACAAAAACTGACATGGCATTAAGGGTGCATCAGGCAAATAATGGCATTCCATCTTTCACTTTTTGACTTTGaccattcatttattttatttaagaaGTTATGTCTTAATGGCCACATTTGATGAGCTATTGGCATGCCATGATTTGCTACTTGTTTACTGTTAACTCCATTCAACTTTCCCTTGTCAAATCCATTTGACATTTAACAACagtgttattatgatttgataACATTTAGGACTGAAAcagaaaatttcaaatatttaGGACTAAAGGCAAAATAGGCCCTAACATTAGGAGTAAAAGTGTAATCTTAGTTATCATTTCAATGTTTTATGACATTTTCATCAGTGGGCATTCCTTCTATTGTTCACCATTGTTTTAGTCAAATAAGCAAAAAGTTGACATTTTACTGTTATTCAGAAACAACTTGGTCAATCACTATCCGAACCAGTGGAGTCTCTATTTGATAATGCCGGAAGAGACACCTGGGCTTCAATAAGAAAGCTTCTTACACGTGAGACTGAGATTGCCCTATCAGAGTTTTCAGCTGCCATTTCTAGTTTTGGGTTAGATCGATCGACAGTTGAGAAAATGCTGCAAGATTTGAAGGATTATGCGAGAAATGTGGTAGAGAGGAAAGCAAGAGAAGAAGCTGGAAAAGTTCTGATCCGCATGAAGGATAGGCAGGAAAACCTTAATTTTCATATTCCTTAAGATTGGCAGTATTGATGAGAATAATCTGTCATATTTATGGCTTTCTTGCCTGTATCAGGTTCTTAACTGTCTTCAGTCATGACAATGATTCAATGCCAAGAGTTTGGACTGGAAAGGAAGACATTAAGACAATTACTAAGGATGCTCGTACTGCTGTATTTTTCTGGATTATGTCATGAGTGCTACTTTCAGTCTATCATCATTTTGCATGCTGCATCAAGGATCTGAGACTTTTTACTATTGTTATATTTGCAGTCTTTGAGTTTGTTGTCTGTTATGCCATTCGATTGGACGGGAAACCAGAAATTGAAAACGTACTGTTTTCATCCCTTGTGGAATAAACTGTGATTGCTGTATCTTCAGTGGACAGAAGTATTACTACTTCAGACCCTCTTGCCTCTAGTTCATGGGAGGAGGTAATGGTTCGGTTggttaattttataatatgataTGCACTTTATCTAGCTGAAGTTATACACATTTAGAAGTCACTTATGCATCAGGTTTCTCCAAAAAGTATCCTGATCACACCAGTTCAATGCAAGTCATTGTAGAGACAGTTTAAAGCAGAGACTGAGTATACAGTTAAGCTATTTCAGCGCAGGTATGTTATCTAAGGCTCTGGTTGGTTGGCTGTGGCTAATGCTACTTTTGGAGGAAGATGACATAACAAGGGCATTGTCTaggtgcaatctctaatgaattTGTTTTTTTCTTAGGAGGTTTACAAGCAAAGTAACAGCTGGTTACCTCCCCCATGGGCAATTGTGGCAATGGTTGTCCTTGGATTTAATGAATTTATGCTCCTTTTAAGGTAACTTAATCTAATCTAGAGTCCATGGTTCATCTCATCCCCTCCTATTTTAGTTCTGTTTTTGATGGGTTAAAGGGATGAAGACCCTGGCTTTTAACAGGAGCTGGTATTAGTAGTCTTCGGGGACTGCCGTGCTCAAAGGCAGTGGGTGAACCTACAGGGCAAGACCTCAGGTTCAGCTTGGATATATCTGAAATCTGATTCCTAGCATAATTCAAAATACTAGCATGGGTTTTCCTGGTTTACTTTCTACTATCATGTTAATTGTTGTGCTCATAATGCTTCTCGCAAACAGGAATCCTCTCTATCTAATGGGTCTATTTGTTGTGTATTTACTTTCAAAAGCGATGTGGGTTCAGATGGACATCCCAGGGCAGTTTCAACATGGCACTGTGAGTATGGAAGAGAAAATGCACCGTCTCTTTGCCAAATTTTCTTGTAGTTTTGATTTGTGATTTACTGTTTCAAATGTGAATTTGCACATGGCATGTATTCAATCAAAATCCTAGGTTTTTTTGCTTGGAATTGAAAGCCTGGACCTATAGCTTAGTTTTTTATTTCTGAAAATGATCCATTCTTCAGTCAGTGAGACCAAAGATTATCAGGATCTATTGTCTAGTTGCCCTAAATCAGAATAACCTTGTTTGAAACTGATCTAGATTCTTTGTTTGCCTTCTTGCCAGCTGGCTGGGCTAATCTCTATCTCGTCGAGGTTTCTTCCCACCATCATGAATCTTCTAAGGCGACTTGCAGAAGAGGCTCAAGGGCATCAAACTGCTGAGCCCCCCAGGCAACAATGTTCACTCGTTTTTCAGAGTTTGAAGAATCAAAGTCATCCAAATCCAACCGACTCAATTCCAGAGTCATCTGTAGCATCCAACATTTCAACATCTGATGGTGGTATCGAGTACTCAAGCCCTAACGTAACACACGAAAGTAGAAAAATTCCAGAAGCAGAACTTTCTTGAAAAAAAGGTAATCTCAGGTAAAATTTATAACAAAATAGGGTAAGCTACTCCCTCGTCCACAAATTTTTCtttcaaatgaaaaaaaagggaTGAGACAGAAAAGTAGTCCAGGATGCAGGATTTCACTCAGTCCTACATAGAGGTGTGTGTATGACCAAATTTTACCCCGGCTCAATAAAATCGGAGTCCAAATATTAAAATTCAACTAAAATTCAAAATATCCTAAGCTCAAATAcaacctaaaataaaaaataaaaaaataaaaaatgaagaaaaagaaaaaaatctaacATCTTCACCTTATGTGCCGCCCTAAGCGCCGCCTTAGTCTTCTTTTGTCTACCActtgtaaaaagaaaagatagtaaataataaaaaaaaaattgtaacaaGGCTATAAAAGTCATCATAAAATCAAATGTAAAGGGGAAGGAgggataaaaaaaaagaaaaaaaacattgTATTTTCACAGAGAGATCAAAAatccaaagcaaaaaaaaaaaggttgattttaatttcttgtattccctttgttcattttttatttttgttattttattttattttctttatttcatatatatatatatatatatatatatatatataatttaattgaattacttatttgaattcctttgcaaacatgtttatatttttccctttaaatctatttatgtatacCATTTGTTCgccaattttaaattatactttgtttatttcaaacacttgcctatattactatttttgttatatacaatgtttatattaagttttatgctttatgtatcttgttaattgttggtaagtaaatcttgtttcaaaatattttgtataattatt harbors:
- the LOC108476602 gene encoding protein ROOT HAIR DEFECTIVE 3 homolog 2-like; this translates as MLSKGEGFAASICTSTESCMLEFDQGCADAAIKQANWDASKVKEKLHRDINAHALSVQDAKLSELMVSYEKQLGQSLSEPVESLFDNAGRDTWASIRKLLTRETEIALSEFSAAISSFGLDRSTVEKMLQDLKDYARNVVERKAREEAGKVLIRMKDRQENLNFHIP